CGAGCAGTTCACCCGGGTGACCGGCGCCGCCGTCCCCGCCGCGGCCCCGTCGGGCGAGCAGGAGATCACCCGAATCCGCACGCGCCAGGAGTCCGGTCGGGACTGGGCCACCTCGATGCGCGACTACGGCGCCCAGCAGGGGGCCGACCGCCGGTCGGTGCGCGGGTCCGACGGCGGGCGGCGTGGCTTGCGCATCCTCGCCGGCATGCTCGGGGTACTCGTCATCGGCGGCCTGCTCGCCGGCGGCGCCGTCCTCCTGCTGTCGCGGGCCTGGTTCGTCGGTGACGACGGCGGCAACGTGGCGGTCTTCCGCGGCCTGCCGTCGGAGGTCGCGGGTGTCAGCCTGGCACGGGTGGAGACAAGCACCGACATCCCGCTCGACGACCTGACCCCGCGCCGCGCCGAGCGCATCCGCCAGGGCGTCACCTTCGGTTCCGAGGCCGAGGCCCGCAGCTTCCTCGAGGCGCTGCGCGACGAGCTCGCCGAGGACGACAAGGACGCCGGCGACGCCGAGCAGCCCGCGCCCACAGCGCCGGACCCCGCGGCCCCGAGCCCGCCGGCCGACCCGGGCGCGCCTCCCGCACCCACCCCGCCCACGCCGTGAGCGCCGGCACCCTCGACGCCCAGCTCGCCTCCACGAACCGGCGGCGCGCCAACACCGAGCTCGCCCTGCTCGTCCTCGCGCTCGTGACCGTTCTCGTCGCGTACGCGCTCGTCGGCCTGGCGCAGTCCGGGGTACTGCCCTCGGGCCTCATCGCCTACGGGGGAGCGCTCGCGGCGCTCGCGGCCGCCGGCCACCTCGTCAGCCGCCGCCTCGCCCCTGGGGGCGACCCGCTGCTGCTGCCCGTGGCGTTCCTGCTCAACGGCCTCGGCCTCGTCATGGTCCGCCGGATCGACTTCGCGAGCGCCGCAGGCGCGAACCCGACGAACCTCGCGCCCGCCCAGACCGCCTGGACGGTCATCGCGATCGCCGCCTTCTGCGCGACGCTGCTCGTCCTCAGCGACCACCGGGTCCTGGACCGCTACCGCTACCTCGTCGGCATCGGCTCGCTCGTCCTGCTCTCCCTGCCGACGCTCCTACCCGAGCCGATTGGGCGGACGATCAACGGCGCGACCCTCTGGCTGAACTTCGGTGTGTTCTCGATCCAACCGGCGGAGTTCGCCAAGCTCGGCCTCGTCGTGTTCTTCGCGAGCTACCTCGCCGAGAAGCGCCAGCTGCTCGCCGTCGCGACGAACCGGGTCGGCCCCCTGATGGTGCCCCCGGCGCGCGCCTTCGGGCCCGTGCTCGTCGCCTGGGGGCTGTCGCTCGGGATCCTCGTCCTGCAGAACGACTTCGGCCTGTCGCTGCTGTTCTTCGGGGTCTTCGCCGTACTGCTCTACGTCGCCACGACCCGCGTCGCGTACGTCGCGATCGCCGGCGCGCTGTTCGCCGGCGGCGCCTACGTCGCCTACACGCTGTTCAGCCACGTGCAGGTGCGCATCGCCGTGTGGCTCGACCCCTGGTCGGTGTACGAGACCGGTGGCTTCCAGATCGCCCAGTCGCTGTTCGCGCTCGCGACCGGCGGGATCACCGGCGTCGGGCTCGGCCAGGGCCACCCCGACTTCATCCCGTTCGTGCAGACCGACTTCATCTTCGCCGCGTTCGGCGAGGAGCTCGGCCTCCTCGGCACGACGGCCCTGCTGCTCTGCTACTTCATCCTCGTCGGCCGGGGCTTCGCCGTCGCGATGCGCAGCCGCGACGACTTCGGCACGCTGCTCGCGGCGGGGCTCACCGTGATCTTCGCGCTGCAGACGTTCGTCATCGTCGGCGGGGTCACCCGGCTCATCCCGCTGTCGGGCCTGACCCTGCCGTTCGTGAGCTACGGCGGGTCGTCGCTCCTCGCCAACTACGTCCTCGTCGCCCTCCTGCTGCGGGTGAGCGCCGCGGCGACGGTCGAGTCCGCGCGCGCGGGAGCCGCCGCGTGAGCGCGTCGGTGCGGCGCGTCGCCGTCACGCTCCTCGCCCTGTTCGGCGCGCTGTTCGTCAACCTCAACTACCTCCAGGTCATCCGCGCGGAGTCCCTCGCCGAGGACACCCGCAACACCCGCCGGATCATCGCCGAGTACGACGTGCGGCGCGGGTCGATCATCGCCGCCGACGGCCAGACCGAGCTCGCGCGCGTCGAGGACACCGGGGGGCGCCTGCGGTTCCAGCGCATCTACGACCACGGCGAGCTGTTCGCCCACGTCACCGGCCACCACTCGTTCGTCTACGGGCGCACCCAGGTCGAGCAGGCCTACAACGAGTTCCTCGCCGGCGGCGCCCCCGAGGCGTTCGCCCGCAACATGACCGACCTGCTCGCCGGCCGTGAGCGCACCGGCGAGGACGTCGTGACGACCGTGCGCCCCTCCGTGCAGGCGGCGGCACGCGACGCCCTCGGCGGCCAGCACGGGGCGGTCATCGCCCTCGAGCCGTCGACGGGGGCGGTCCTCGCGATGTGGTCGAACCCGACCTACGACCCCAACGGCATGGCCGGCCACGAGGGCCCCGCGGTGCGCGCATACGCCGAGGCGCTCCGGGCCGACGAGTCCGAGCCGCTGCGCAACCGCGCCATGCAGCAGCGCTACAACCCCGGGTCGACCTTCAAGATCGTCACCGCCGCGGCGGCGCTGGCCGCGGGTAGGAGCCCCGAGGCGACGTTCCCCGACCCGGTGCGCCAGCCGCTGCCCCAGACCACCGCGACGATCGGCAACTTCGGCGGCGGCCCGTGCGCCGGCGGCGGGTCGATCACCTTCCGCCAGGCGATGGTCGTGTCATGCAACACGACGTTCGCCCAGCTCGGCCTCGAGGTCGGGGCGGAGGGGCTCGTCGCGCAGGCCGAGCGCTTCGGCCTCAACACCGAGCTCGACCTGCCGCTGCCGACGGTCCCGAGCGTCCTGCCCGAGGAGGGCCTCGACCCGCCGGCCACCGCGCAGAGCGCCATCGGCCAGCGCGACGTGCAGGTCACGCCGCTGCAGATGGCGATGATCACCGCCGCGATCGGCAACGGCGGCGTGCTCATGACGCCCCGCATCGTCGATCGGGTGGAGGAGTTCGGCACGGGCGAGGTCGTCCGGCAGTTCCCGCCCGAGCCGCTCGTCCTGCCGGGCCGTCCCGACGCCCAGGCGGTCCGCCCGGAGCATGCCGCCGCGCTGCGCGACATGATGGAGGGGGTAGTTGCGCAGGGCACCGGGCGGGCAGCGGCCATCCCCGGGGTGTCGGTCGCAGGAAAGACCGGTACCGCGCAGGCCGCAGGGCCCCCGACCGTGTGGTTCGTAGGGCTCGCCCCGGCGAACAACCCGCAGGTTGCGGTCGCGGTGGTGGTCGAACGTGGCGGCGCCGTGGGCACGGGCGCCACCGGTGGAGGGGTGGCGGCACCCATCGCCCGGGCGGTCATGCAGGCCGCTCTCGGCGACGAGCCGACGGTTCCCGCCACGCCGCAACCGTCCGCCCCCGAGGGCTAGAGGGACAAGAGGGCTATGAGCGACGAGACGACTCCCCTGACGGGAGGTAACCGCCGGACGATCAACGGGCGCTACTTGCTGCGCGGGCTGCTCGGTCAGGGCGGGATGGCCGACGTGGAGCTCGCGCACGACGAGATCCTCGACCGGCAGGTGGCGGTGAAGATCCTCCACAACCGCTACACCGACGATCCCTCCTTCGTCGACCGCTTCCGCCGTGAGGCGCGCGCGTCGGCGAGCATGAGCCACCCGAACGTCGTCGGTGTGTACGACACCGGAGAGGACGACGGGCGGCCCTACATCGTCATGGAGTACGTCGCGGGCCAGAGCCTGCGCGACGTCCTGCGGCGCAAGCGCCTCACGCCCGAGCGGGCCGCGGAGATCGCACGGGACGCCGCGCGTGCCCTGCACTACGCGCACGAGCGCGGCCTCGTCCACCGCGACGTGAAGCCCGGCAACATCATGGTGTCCGAGGAAGGCCAGGTGAAGGTCACCGACTTCGGCATCGCGCGGGCGATGAGCGCCGAGACCGTGACGCAGACCGCCGCGGTGCTCGGCACCGCCGCCTACATCGCCCCCGAGCAGGCGCAGGGCGAGCGCGTCGACCGGCGCACCGACGTGTACGCCCTCGGCTGCGTCCTCTACGAGATGCTCACCGGCCGCCAGCCCTTCAGTGGCGACTCCGCGGTCACGCTCGCCTACAAGCACGTCTCCGAGCCGCCGGTGCCGCCGAGCGAGCTGCGGGCGGAGATCTCCCCCGAGCTCGAGGCCGTCGTGCTGAAGGCGATGGCCAAGCGCCCCGACGACCGCTACCAGACAGCCGACGAGATGGCCGAGGACCTCGAGCGGGCGGTCGCCGGCATGGGCGTCACCGCGCCGCTCGCGGGCACCGCGGCGTTCCCCGCCACCCAGGCGCTGCCGCGGGCCGAGCAGACGATCGTGGCCGAGCGGGCCTACTACGCCGACGAGCAGCCCGTCGTGGAGGAGCGGCGCAGCCCGGTGGGTCCCATCCTGCTCGTCCTGCTCCTGCTCGCCGTGCTGGGCCTCGCGGCGTTCCTTCTCGCCGACGTCTTCCGCACCGATCCCGTGGCCGAGGTCGCCGTGCCCGACGTGACCGGCCAGGACATCAGCGCCGCGCAGGCGGCGCTCCAGGCGGAAGGCTTCCAGACGGTCCTCGAGGCCGAGGAGAACGCCGACGTCCCGGAGAACACCGTCATCCGCACCGACCCGCCGGCGGGTGCGATGGTCGACGAGGGCAGCACGGTCACGATCTTCTACAGCGAGGGCCCGCCCCTCGTCGACGTACCCGACCTCGCGGGGGTGTCCGAGGACGAGGCGCGCCGCCGGCTCACGGACCTGCGCTTCACCGTCGGAGCGCGCGAGACGGAGGCGAGCGAGGAGCACGCCGAGGGCCAGGTCATCCGCACCGACCCGCCGGCGGGCGACTCGGTGCCCACCGGCACGGAGGTCGCGCTCGTGGTGTCCTCCGGGCCACCGCCGCTGACCCTGCCGGGGGTAATCGACCTCACCGAGCGCGACGCGGTGAACGAGCTCACCACCTTCTGCGGCCGGCCGCCGTGCGTGGAGATCGACGTCCGCAGAGAATTCCACGGCCGCGTCCAGGAGGGCCGCGTCATCGACCAGGGCCCGCGGCCCGGCACCGAGGTCCCCCGCGGGGCGCCCGTCACGATCATCGTGTCGCAGGGTCCGGAGGAAGAGCCGACGACGACGACCACGACGGCGGCCCCGTCGCCCGATCCCACGCCGATCCCGCCGCCGACGACCGTCCCCGAGCCCATCAACTCCCCGAGCCCCGCACCCACGGGACCCCCCGGAGACAACAGCAACGGCGGGACCCCGCCGAACCCGTAGGGTGGCCGGCTCGCGCCTTGGTCAGGCGTCGAGCGCGCCGAGGAGAGCGTCGGCCGCGGCGAGGCCGGACAGGCCCGCCCCCTCGACGGTCGGACCGACGAGCTCGCCGACGAAGGCGTCGCCGGCGAGCACCACCCGCCCGTCGGCGGCGGGCAGGGCCATGGTCGGCTCGTCGAGCTGCGTGGTGGGGCGGGCGTGCCGCCATCGCTCGACGTGCACCGCCGTCGGCGTCGCGTCGCCCAGCCAGCCCGCGACCTCGGCGAGCAGCGCCTCGGTGATCTCCTCGTCACCGGCCCCCTCGTGCGCGGCGCTCCAGTCCGCGGCGGCGTGCACGGTCAGCGACGGCTCGGCCGACGCGCCCTTCGCGACGTTGTCCGCGAGCCACGCCACCGCTCCGTCGGCGAACTGCACCCCCCCGGGTTCGGGCACGGCCGACGGACCGTCGAGGGCGGCGAGCAGGGCGATGCACGGCGCGTAGGCGATGGCGCGCAGGCCCTCGGGGACGGCGAGGTCGCCCGCGTCGAGCAGGGCGAGCGCGGCGGGCAGCGGCGGCGTGACGACCACCCCGTCGGCTTCCCACGCCGTCGTGGCCTCGTCCAGCACCCTCACCTGGGCGCCCGGCCGGCTCACCGCCCGGACGCGCACGCCCGTGCGCACGTCGAGCCCCTTGGCAAGGTGGTCGACGAGGGTCGCCATGCCCCCCGCCACGGAGTAGCGGGGGTTCACGTCGTCGACGTGGCGTGCGGCTTCGGGACCGTCCACGGCGGTGGTCGTCCGGACCCAGCCGTGGGCCCAGACCCGGACCGGCACGCCCGCGTACCGCCACGCCGCGAGCAGGCCGACGAACGGGGCACGCCGGGCGGTGAAGAACTGTGCACCGGAATCCGCCGCGGCGCCGCCGACCGTGCGGGTGGCAAGCCGCCCGCCGGGGTGTGACGCGTCGTCGAGCACCGTCACGTCCGCGCCGGCGTCGGCCAGCCGCCGCGCCGCGACGAGCCCCGCGACGCCTGCGCCGACGACGAGTGCGCGGGGACCCCCCTGCGCGCTCACAGGCGCGGGACCGTGGCGACGACCGTGCGCCCGGCGACGGCACGCGCGAGCCGGGACGCGTTCTGGCCGAGACCGGCCCGCGTCGGTGGGGTTCCGATGATCACGATGTCTCCCTCCTCGGTGTGTGAGCGCAGCGCGATGGCGGGTTTGCGCGCATCGCAGATGATCTCCGACTTTCGGACGCTTGCCACCATGTCCCCCAGGCGCGCGTCGTCGACCTCGGTGACGACCTTGAGCGGCACGTCGGCCTGCCGGGCGACACGGGTGGCGACCGCGACGGCGAGGTCGAGGGAGATCGCGCCGGCCGGGTCGAGGTCGCCGGCGGTGAGCGACAGCACGACGCGGCGGATGTCCTTGTCCGTGCCCGGCCGGCACACCATGACCGGCACCGGCACGTGCTCGAGGATCGCGTCGATCACCCCGCCGAAGAAGTTCTCGCGCGCGTTCGCATAGCCCTTCCAGCCGATGAGCACGCTCGTTGCGCCACCCTCCACGACGGTGTGGAGGACCCCGGCGGTGGGCGAGGCGTCGATGCGCACGAGCGAGCGGGCCTCCGCACCGTGGCGCAGCGCAACCTGCTCGGCCTCGGCGGTGACCGCCTTGTGCTCGTCGACCTGCTCCCGGCTCGCGTCGAAGCCGAGGATGTTCACGGGGAACACCGACCCTGAGTCCGAGGCGGCGACGAGCGCGGCGACCTTGACGAGTGGCTCGGCGGTGCGGGGGTTCGCGACGGGCACGACCACCGCCTCGCCGAGCGTCACCGGTCGGCGCTCGGGGCGCTTCACGCGCGGGGCGCTGCGGCTCGTGAGCTGCGTGGCGATGAGGCAGGTCGCGAGGATGACGACCACGACGGCGTTGACCACCTCCTCGTCGACGAGGCCGAGGTCGAGACCGACGATGATCGCGGCGAGCGCTCCGGCCGCCTGCGCGCCCGACAGCCCGGTCATGACCCCGAGCTCGGCCCGGCTGAACCTGAGGATGCGCATCGCCGGGAGGGCCGCGAGCCACTTGCCGCCGAGCGCTGCGACGGTCAGCCCGACGGCGAGCACCAACGACCGCGAGTCGGTGAGCAGGACCACCGGGTCGATGAGCATGCCGGTCGATATGAGGAACAGCGGGATGAGCAGGCTCGCGCCGAGGAACTGCAGGCGCTCCATGAGGACGCTGCCGTCGGGCACGAAGCGGTTGAGGGCGAGGCCGGCGAGGAAGGCCCCGACGATCGCCTCGATGCCGGCCATGTCGGCCAGCGCCGCCACGCCGAACACCGCGACGAGCACGAACGTGAAACGCACGGTGCGGTCCTGGCCGAGGCCGGCGAAGAACGAACGGGTGAGCCGTGGCAACGCCCACAGCGTCGCGGCGAGGAAGAGGGCGAGGCTGACGGAGAACGTGACCCAGAACAGCGGTCCGATGTCGCCCCGCCCCGCGGCGGCGACGACGGCGAGGACGAGCAGCGCCGCCACGGTCGCGAGCAGGGTCGCGCCGATCGTCGCGGTCACCGCCCGGTTCTTCACGAGCCCGTAGCGCTGGACGACGGGGTAGGCCACGAGCGTGTGCGAGGTGAACGCCGAGGCGACGAGCAGCGCGGGCAGCAGCTCGAGGCCGAGCGCGAGGCACGCCGCGGTGTTGACCACCATCGGCACGACGAACGTCGTGGCGCCGAAGATCAGCGAGTCCCGCCGGTGCTCGTAGAAGCCCGCGAGGTCGAGGTCCACGCCGGCGAGGAACATGAGGTAGAGCAGCCCGATGCCGCCGAGGACCTCGATGGGACCGGTGCGTTCGAGCACGCCGAGGGCGTTCGGACCGATGACGACGCCCGCGAGGATGAGGCCGACGATGCCGGGAACGCGTGCGCGCTCCGCGACGAGCGGGGCGAGCAGGATGACCGCGAACAGGACGACGAAGACGAAGGCGGGATCGGTCAGGGGGAGCTGAGGGGGCCCCATCAGGCGGTCCGGGCGGCCGGGGCCGCTACAGGACCGCCGGGGCGGCGACAGGCAGCGATCGCAGGAAGTTGCCGAGCAGGTCCATGCCCGCCGAGGTGAGGATCGACTCGGGGTGGAACTGCACCCCCTCGATGGCATCCGTGCGGTGCCGCACCCCCATGATGAGGCCCTCCGCCGTGCGGGCGGTCACCGCCAGCTCCTCGGGGACGCTCGCGGCGTCGACCACGAGGGAGTGGTAGCGCGTCGCGTCGAAGGGCTGGGGCAGCCCGGCGAACAGCCCCGCACCGTCGTGGTGGAT
This portion of the Egibacteraceae bacterium genome encodes:
- a CDS encoding FtsW/RodA/SpoVE family cell cycle protein, which gives rise to MSAGTLDAQLASTNRRRANTELALLVLALVTVLVAYALVGLAQSGVLPSGLIAYGGALAALAAAGHLVSRRLAPGGDPLLLPVAFLLNGLGLVMVRRIDFASAAGANPTNLAPAQTAWTVIAIAAFCATLLVLSDHRVLDRYRYLVGIGSLVLLSLPTLLPEPIGRTINGATLWLNFGVFSIQPAEFAKLGLVVFFASYLAEKRQLLAVATNRVGPLMVPPARAFGPVLVAWGLSLGILVLQNDFGLSLLFFGVFAVLLYVATTRVAYVAIAGALFAGGAYVAYTLFSHVQVRIAVWLDPWSVYETGGFQIAQSLFALATGGITGVGLGQGHPDFIPFVQTDFIFAAFGEELGLLGTTALLLCYFILVGRGFAVAMRSRDDFGTLLAAGLTVIFALQTFVIVGGVTRLIPLSGLTLPFVSYGGSSLLANYVLVALLLRVSAAATVESARAGAAA
- a CDS encoding penicillin-binding protein 2, encoding MSASVRRVAVTLLALFGALFVNLNYLQVIRAESLAEDTRNTRRIIAEYDVRRGSIIAADGQTELARVEDTGGRLRFQRIYDHGELFAHVTGHHSFVYGRTQVEQAYNEFLAGGAPEAFARNMTDLLAGRERTGEDVVTTVRPSVQAAARDALGGQHGAVIALEPSTGAVLAMWSNPTYDPNGMAGHEGPAVRAYAEALRADESEPLRNRAMQQRYNPGSTFKIVTAAAALAAGRSPEATFPDPVRQPLPQTTATIGNFGGGPCAGGGSITFRQAMVVSCNTTFAQLGLEVGAEGLVAQAERFGLNTELDLPLPTVPSVLPEEGLDPPATAQSAIGQRDVQVTPLQMAMITAAIGNGGVLMTPRIVDRVEEFGTGEVVRQFPPEPLVLPGRPDAQAVRPEHAAALRDMMEGVVAQGTGRAAAIPGVSVAGKTGTAQAAGPPTVWFVGLAPANNPQVAVAVVVERGGAVGTGATGGGVAAPIARAVMQAALGDEPTVPATPQPSAPEG
- the pknB gene encoding Stk1 family PASTA domain-containing Ser/Thr kinase codes for the protein MSDETTPLTGGNRRTINGRYLLRGLLGQGGMADVELAHDEILDRQVAVKILHNRYTDDPSFVDRFRREARASASMSHPNVVGVYDTGEDDGRPYIVMEYVAGQSLRDVLRRKRLTPERAAEIARDAARALHYAHERGLVHRDVKPGNIMVSEEGQVKVTDFGIARAMSAETVTQTAAVLGTAAYIAPEQAQGERVDRRTDVYALGCVLYEMLTGRQPFSGDSAVTLAYKHVSEPPVPPSELRAEISPELEAVVLKAMAKRPDDRYQTADEMAEDLERAVAGMGVTAPLAGTAAFPATQALPRAEQTIVAERAYYADEQPVVEERRSPVGPILLVLLLLAVLGLAAFLLADVFRTDPVAEVAVPDVTGQDISAAQAALQAEGFQTVLEAEENADVPENTVIRTDPPAGAMVDEGSTVTIFYSEGPPLVDVPDLAGVSEDEARRRLTDLRFTVGARETEASEEHAEGQVIRTDPPAGDSVPTGTEVALVVSSGPPPLTLPGVIDLTERDAVNELTTFCGRPPCVEIDVRREFHGRVQEGRVIDQGPRPGTEVPRGAPVTIIVSQGPEEEPTTTTTTAAPSPDPTPIPPPTTVPEPINSPSPAPTGPPGDNSNGGTPPNP
- a CDS encoding FAD-dependent oxidoreductase; this translates as MSAQGGPRALVVGAGVAGLVAARRLADAGADVTVLDDASHPGGRLATRTVGGAAADSGAQFFTARRAPFVGLLAAWRYAGVPVRVWAHGWVRTTTAVDGPEAARHVDDVNPRYSVAGGMATLVDHLAKGLDVRTGVRVRAVSRPGAQVRVLDEATTAWEADGVVVTPPLPAALALLDAGDLAVPEGLRAIAYAPCIALLAALDGPSAVPEPGGVQFADGAVAWLADNVAKGASAEPSLTVHAAADWSAAHEGAGDEEITEALLAEVAGWLGDATPTAVHVERWRHARPTTQLDEPTMALPAADGRVVLAGDAFVGELVGPTVEGAGLSGLAAADALLGALDA
- a CDS encoding cation:proton antiporter — protein: MGPPQLPLTDPAFVFVVLFAVILLAPLVAERARVPGIVGLILAGVVIGPNALGVLERTGPIEVLGGIGLLYLMFLAGVDLDLAGFYEHRRDSLIFGATTFVVPMVVNTAACLALGLELLPALLVASAFTSHTLVAYPVVQRYGLVKNRAVTATIGATLLATVAALLVLAVVAAAGRGDIGPLFWVTFSVSLALFLAATLWALPRLTRSFFAGLGQDRTVRFTFVLVAVFGVAALADMAGIEAIVGAFLAGLALNRFVPDGSVLMERLQFLGASLLIPLFLISTGMLIDPVVLLTDSRSLVLAVGLTVAALGGKWLAALPAMRILRFSRAELGVMTGLSGAQAAGALAAIIVGLDLGLVDEEVVNAVVVVILATCLIATQLTSRSAPRVKRPERRPVTLGEAVVVPVANPRTAEPLVKVAALVAASDSGSVFPVNILGFDASREQVDEHKAVTAEAEQVALRHGAEARSLVRIDASPTAGVLHTVVEGGATSVLIGWKGYANARENFFGGVIDAILEHVPVPVMVCRPGTDKDIRRVVLSLTAGDLDPAGAISLDLAVAVATRVARQADVPLKVVTEVDDARLGDMVASVRKSEIICDARKPAIALRSHTEEGDIVIIGTPPTRAGLGQNASRLARAVAGRTVVATVPRL